In Corylus avellana chromosome ca2, CavTom2PMs-1.0, the following proteins share a genomic window:
- the LOC132169653 gene encoding ervatamin-B-like: protein MALAVLGKTFIIAVFTILGSWTSQATSRALQEASMAEKYSQWLAQYNRNYLDDTEKESRFEIFKQNAEFIEKTNSEGNRTYKLSLNEFADLSAEEFIASRSGFKMTNLSRSTGTTSFTHESLTDVIPTTVDWRDQGAVTAVKNQGQCGCCWAFSAVAAVEGITQIQTGNLISLSEQQLLDCSTVYNQGCDGGLMNYAFDYIIKNNGITLETNYPYVATQGICDAEKTSQSAAVITGFTDIPGINEKELLQHVARQPISIGIDGGDRAFNFYSSGVFNGECGTVINHAVTAVGFGTTPDGIDYWLVKNSWGENWGESGYMRIQRDLGLCGFATLASYPTA, encoded by the exons ATGGCTTTAGCAGTACTCGGGAAGACTTTTATAATTGCCGTGTTTACAATTTTGGGGAGCTGGACATCTCAAGCCACGTCCCGAGCATTGCAAGAAGCGTCCATGGCTGAGAAATACTCGCAATGGCTGGCTCAATATAATCGCAATTATTTAGACGATACAGAGAAGGAAAGCCGCTTCGAGATATTCAAACAAAATGCAGAATTTATAGAGAAAACCAACAGTGAAGGGAATCGCACGTACAAGTTAAGTCTCAACGAATTTGCAGACTTATCAGCTGAAGAATTCATTGCCTCTCGTAGTGGATTCAAGATGACCAATCTATCAAGGTCCACCGGAACCACATCGTTTACGCATGAAAGCCTCACTGATGTTATTCCAACGACTGTGGATTGGAGAGACCAGGGAGCTGTCACTGCGGTTAAGAACCAAGGACAATGCG GATGTTGTTGGGCATTTTCAGCCGTGGCAGCGGTAGAGGGGATCACCCAGATCCAAACTGGCAATTTGATCTCCCTGTCTGAGCAGCAACTGTTGGACTGTTCAACAGTTTACAATCAAGGCTGCGATGGCGGCCTCATGAATTATGCCTTTGactatataataaaaaacaatggAATCACCCTTGAAACAAATTACCCATACGTGGCTACGCAAGGAATTTGTGACGCCGAGAAAACATCTCAAAGTGCTGCTGTGATTACTGGTTTTACTGATATACCTGGCATCAATGAGAAGGAATTATTGCAGCACGTGGCCCGCCAACCAATTTCAATTGGCATTGATGGTGGCGACAGAGCCTTTAATTTCTATTCTAGCGGAGTATTCAATGGAGAGTGTGGGACGGTCATAAACCATGCTGTTACTGCAGTTGGGTTTGGAACCACCCCTGATGGCATCGATTATTGGTTAGTGAAGAACTCATGGGGCGAGAACTGGGGTGAGAGTGGGTACATGAGGATACAGAGAGACCTCGGGCTTTGTGGGTTTGCCACACTAGCTTCCTATCCAACTGCTTAG